One stretch of Bacteroidales bacterium DNA includes these proteins:
- a CDS encoding bifunctional oligoribonuclease/PAP phosphatase NrnA, which translates to MKQKYHSSILQLKEELSIPRKIVITTHQGPDGDAMGSSLALFHFLKKQSHDVSVITPNDYPDFLHWLPANNEVINYMRQKKTAETLIKNATHIFHLDYNHIQRSADMVRSLTKSKATRILIDHHLAPGLPAKYIFSEIDVSSTCELLYFIMMQWDPEAIDKDIATCIYTGIMTDTGSFCFRSASAQTFIVASELMNKEINRSKIYENVYDNYSESRMRLMGYCLNNKMEVFPEYHTALISLNMQEQLDYNFQVGDSEGFVNLPLSVEGVRFTAFFLEKEDKIKISFRSKGNFSTNDFSRAHFNGGGHINAAGGEIKMSLEETIRKFRDLLPLYKKQLDEE; encoded by the coding sequence TTGAAACAAAAATATCATTCTTCTATCCTTCAGTTAAAAGAAGAATTATCTATTCCCAGAAAAATAGTCATTACTACTCATCAGGGACCGGATGGAGATGCGATGGGTTCATCCCTGGCATTGTTCCATTTCCTGAAAAAACAATCACATGATGTCTCTGTAATTACGCCTAATGATTACCCTGATTTCCTGCATTGGTTACCAGCAAATAATGAGGTGATCAATTACATGCGCCAAAAAAAAACAGCTGAAACCCTGATTAAAAATGCGACCCATATTTTCCATCTGGATTATAATCATATCCAACGCAGTGCTGATATGGTACGCTCATTGACAAAATCAAAGGCTACCAGAATATTGATCGACCACCATCTGGCTCCCGGATTACCGGCCAAGTATATATTCTCGGAAATTGATGTAAGTTCTACCTGCGAATTACTCTATTTCATCATGATGCAATGGGATCCCGAAGCTATTGACAAGGATATTGCAACATGCATTTATACCGGGATAATGACTGATACCGGTAGCTTTTGCTTCCGGAGCGCCAGTGCACAAACATTCATCGTTGCGTCCGAACTAATGAATAAGGAAATCAACAGGTCCAAAATTTATGAAAATGTATATGATAATTATTCGGAAAGCCGTATGCGCCTGATGGGATATTGCCTGAACAACAAGATGGAAGTATTTCCCGAATACCATACCGCATTGATAAGTTTAAATATGCAGGAACAGCTAGATTATAATTTTCAGGTAGGGGATTCGGAAGGGTTTGTCAATCTCCCGTTATCCGTTGAAGGGGTCCGCTTCACTGCTTTTTTTCTTGAAAAAGAAGACAAAATAAAAATATCGTTCCGGTCTAAAGGAAATTTTTCCACCAATGATTTTTCCAGGGCCCATTTTAATGGTGGAGGACATATCAATGCTGCCGGTGGAGAAATAAAAATGTCTTTAGAAGAAACCATCCGAAAATTCCGGGATCTATTACCATTGTATAAAAAACAATTAGATGAAGAATAG
- a CDS encoding nitroreductase family protein, protein MHQDIKEQISSHRSIRKYSSKSIPEDVLNRILEAGICASNTGNMQVYSMIVTQDEALKKKLWEVHFKQNMVLQAPVLITFCADINRFSKWCRARKADPGYDNLLWFCNATIDVVLASQNVALAAESFGLGICYLGTTTYNADKIVDLLHLPEGVIPVTTLVVGYPDETPPLTGRLSLEAVVHKETYHDYNNEDIDRLYSDLEGAEQTGKLLEINGKETLAQVFTENRYTRKDNEGASAAYLNVMKQQGFL, encoded by the coding sequence ATGCATCAGGACATAAAGGAACAAATATCTTCCCATCGTTCCATACGTAAATATTCATCGAAATCGATACCCGAGGATGTACTTAACCGGATACTGGAAGCAGGTATTTGTGCTTCGAATACCGGAAATATGCAGGTATACAGTATGATCGTTACCCAGGACGAAGCGTTGAAGAAAAAACTTTGGGAGGTTCATTTCAAGCAGAATATGGTGTTGCAGGCACCGGTATTGATCACTTTCTGCGCGGATATTAACCGTTTCAGTAAATGGTGCCGCGCCCGTAAGGCGGATCCGGGATATGATAATCTCCTTTGGTTCTGTAATGCAACGATTGATGTGGTCCTTGCCTCACAGAATGTAGCTTTGGCTGCTGAATCATTTGGGCTGGGAATTTGTTACCTGGGTACTACTACTTATAATGCGGATAAAATCGTCGATTTATTACATCTTCCGGAAGGAGTGATCCCTGTTACCACATTGGTGGTGGGTTATCCGGATGAAACACCTCCATTAACCGGTCGTCTTTCCCTGGAAGCTGTGGTACATAAAGAGACCTACCATGATTATAACAATGAAGATATAGACCGGCTTTATTCGGATCTGGAGGGTGCCGAACAAACCGGGAAACTATTGGAAATAAATGGAAAAGAAACTTTGGCGCAGGTATTTACAGAAAATCGTTATACCAGAAAGGATAATGAAGGAGCCTCGGCAGCCTATCTAAATGTAATGAAACAACAGGGTTTTCTTTAA
- a CDS encoding flippase-like domain-containing protein, translating into MAESSSPFNSIKASRIVLPILIGLGVVAFMFYREFDPKAFDSMSFTWRIVVFLFLAAILMLCRDFGYMIRIRVLTNNQLTWRQAFRVIMLWEFTSAVTPSAIGGTSVAILFVNKEGISLGRSSAVVLATSFLDELYFIIMFPLLLLIVNVETLFSIGDHSGSFLNEFFWFALIGYSAKFIYTLIVSYGLFVNPRGLKWLLLQIFRLPFLKRWKHNINEAGYEIIESSKELRRKPFSFWLKAFGATFFSWTSRYWVVNMILLAFFVLPQFGQHFLIFARQLVMWIMQLIAPTPGGSGFAEYIFTRYLGDLIPVSDAAIAGSVAIALALIWRLISYYPYLVLGALIVPKWINDKFTKKAKSK; encoded by the coding sequence ATGGCTGAATCCTCAAGTCCGTTTAACAGTATTAAGGCTTCAAGAATCGTTCTTCCGATCTTAATCGGGTTAGGGGTGGTTGCATTTATGTTTTACCGTGAATTTGACCCCAAGGCATTTGATAGCATGTCCTTTACCTGGCGGATAGTGGTATTTTTATTTTTAGCAGCTATCCTGATGCTTTGTCGTGATTTCGGGTATATGATACGTATCAGGGTATTGACCAATAATCAATTAACCTGGAGACAGGCATTCCGGGTGATCATGTTATGGGAGTTTACTTCTGCAGTAACACCTTCGGCCATCGGCGGAACCAGTGTTGCTATTCTTTTTGTAAACAAGGAAGGTATAAGTTTGGGACGTAGTTCTGCAGTGGTACTTGCCACTTCATTTTTGGATGAACTGTATTTCATTATTATGTTCCCCTTATTATTGTTGATCGTGAATGTAGAGACATTGTTTTCTATCGGCGATCACAGTGGTTCATTTTTGAATGAGTTTTTTTGGTTTGCTTTAATCGGTTATTCTGCAAAATTTATTTATACCCTGATTGTCAGTTATGGTCTGTTCGTTAATCCGCGAGGCTTAAAATGGCTCCTATTACAGATATTCCGGTTACCCTTTTTAAAGCGCTGGAAACACAACATCAATGAAGCAGGATATGAAATAATAGAGAGCTCAAAAGAATTAAGACGTAAGCCGTTTTCATTCTGGCTGAAAGCATTCGGTGCTACTTTTTTTTCATGGACATCCCGTTATTGGGTCGTAAATATGATCCTTCTGGCATTTTTTGTATTGCCTCAGTTCGGACAACATTTTCTTATTTTTGCACGACAACTGGTGATGTGGATCATGCAGTTGATCGCGCCAACGCCCGGAGGCAGTGGATTTGCCGAATATATTTTCACCCGGTACCTGGGTGATCTTATTCCGGTAAGTGATGCGGCCATAGCTGGTTCGGTGGCTATTGCCCTGGCTCTGATATGGCGTTTGATCAGTTATTATCCTTATTTGGTGTTAGGAGCATTGATTGTTCCCAAATGGATCAATGATAAATTCACAAAAAAAGCAAAGTCCAAATAA
- a CDS encoding nicotinate-nucleotide adenylyltransferase — MNIGLFFGSFNPIHIGHLVIANYMLAYTEMDQLWFVITPHNPFKKRQALLSESDRLYLVNLSIEGHPEYKASNIEFKMPKPSYTIDTLVRLSEKYPGNRFSIIMGSDNLESFHKWKNSELIIENYHRYIYPRTGTAHLIERAKNVTMVDAPLMDISSTLIRRAIADGKDIPFLLPGKVYQYIKEMHFYEKCLPSPTDEGQK; from the coding sequence ATGAATATTGGTTTGTTTTTCGGTTCGTTCAACCCCATACATATCGGACATTTGGTGATTGCGAATTATATGTTGGCTTACACGGAAATGGATCAGTTATGGTTTGTGATCACTCCACATAACCCCTTTAAAAAGAGACAGGCTCTTTTGTCGGAATCAGACCGGTTATATCTGGTGAACTTGTCGATTGAAGGCCATCCTGAATATAAAGCGAGTAATATTGAGTTCAAGATGCCCAAACCCTCATATACGATTGATACGCTTGTTCGATTATCAGAAAAATATCCCGGTAACCGGTTTTCTATCATTATGGGATCCGATAATCTGGAATCTTTTCATAAATGGAAAAACAGCGAGCTCATCATTGAAAATTATCATCGGTACATTTATCCCCGGACAGGAACCGCACATTTGATAGAGCGCGCTAAAAATGTTACAATGGTAGATGCTCCGTTGATGGATATCTCATCAACACTCATTCGCCGGGCGATTGCTGATGGAAAAGATATCCCGTTTCTTCTTCCGGGGAAAGTGTATCAATACATAAAGGAGATGCATTTTTATGAAAAATGCCTACCTTCGCCGACTGATGAAGGTCAAAAATAG
- the galE gene encoding UDP-glucose 4-epimerase GalE, which translates to MMNKVLVTGGTGYIGSHTVVELINDGYEVVIIDNLSNSRMGSLDGIEKITGKRPEFENIDLCDKGKLESVLKKHAGIDAIIHFAAYKAVGESVAQPLKYYHNNLVSLLNILELMPQYGIGNFVFSSSCTVYGQPEHLPVTEKAPVQAATSPYGNTKQISEEIIHDTVAVSDKIKSIALRYFNPIGAHPSALIGELPVGVPSNLVPFITQTAIGVREQLSVFGDDYNTPDGSCIRDYIHVVDLAKAHVIAVRRLIENKSGAKMEMFNLGTGKGVSVLELIHTFEKVAGVKLNYKIVDRRPGDTEQVWADTTYANNVLGWKAQSTLEDTLLSAWNWEKYYKESGGWK; encoded by the coding sequence ATAATGAATAAAGTATTGGTAACAGGCGGTACCGGCTATATCGGGTCACATACTGTGGTGGAGCTGATCAATGACGGTTACGAAGTAGTGATTATCGATAATTTATCGAATTCCAGGATGGGTTCGCTGGATGGAATTGAAAAAATTACAGGTAAGCGGCCTGAATTTGAAAATATAGATCTTTGTGATAAGGGAAAGTTGGAATCGGTTTTGAAAAAACATGCCGGGATCGATGCAATTATTCACTTTGCAGCCTATAAAGCGGTTGGTGAATCGGTGGCGCAACCTTTAAAATATTACCACAATAACCTTGTTTCTTTGTTGAATATTCTGGAACTGATGCCTCAATATGGTATCGGGAATTTTGTATTTTCATCTTCCTGTACTGTCTATGGGCAACCGGAACATCTACCTGTTACGGAAAAGGCGCCTGTACAGGCAGCTACATCCCCTTACGGGAATACCAAGCAGATCTCGGAAGAGATCATCCATGATACAGTAGCCGTTTCTGATAAAATTAAAAGCATTGCTTTGCGTTATTTTAACCCCATAGGAGCACATCCTTCAGCATTGATCGGTGAATTACCCGTTGGTGTTCCCAGCAATCTGGTGCCTTTTATCACCCAGACAGCCATTGGGGTCCGGGAACAACTCAGTGTTTTTGGTGACGATTATAACACTCCTGACGGTTCCTGTATCAGGGACTATATCCATGTGGTAGACCTTGCAAAAGCGCATGTGATAGCTGTCAGAAGACTGATTGAGAATAAGAGCGGCGCCAAAATGGAAATGTTTAACCTGGGTACCGGAAAGGGTGTCTCGGTACTGGAGTTGATCCATACATTTGAGAAAGTGGCCGGGGTAAAATTAAATTATAAAATCGTAGACCGTCGTCCCGGTGATACCGAACAAGTCTGGGCAGATACGACTTACGCCAATAATGTTTTAGGCTGGAAAGCCCAGAGTACATTAGAGGATACATTGCTTTCGGCATGGAATTGGGAAAAATATTATAAAGAAAGCGGAGGTTGGAAATGA
- a CDS encoding mannose-1-phosphate guanylyltransferase yields the protein MKQKPIEVNPNNYCVIMAGGVGSRFWPLSRMNKPKQFLDILGVGKTLIQQTFDRFSNIVPRENIIVVTNELYKDTTIELLEIDEKQVLLEPMRKNTAPCIAYANFRILKENPNANIIVTPSDHLVTNEMEFLRIAQKGIDFIAKNDVLLTIGIKPSRPDTGYGYIQISNDATEIKLPSTSLKKVKTFTEKPELEMAKIFFESGEFFWNSGMFFWSLPSIMQAFDIHMSGLNTLFQNKIDLLGTEKELEAVRDIYAQSKSISIDYAIMEKADNVYVLCADFGWSDIGTWGSLYANQSKDKNRNAVVGNNVFLYDTKDCEINIHPHKLAVLQGLEDMIVVQTDDVLLVCKKEDEQRIKDFVNNVKMEKGDTYI from the coding sequence ATGAAACAGAAACCAATAGAAGTCAATCCCAATAATTATTGCGTGATCATGGCCGGTGGGGTAGGAAGCCGTTTCTGGCCGTTGAGCCGGATGAATAAGCCCAAACAATTCCTGGATATTTTAGGTGTAGGGAAAACGCTGATCCAGCAGACTTTTGACAGATTCAGCAATATCGTTCCCAGGGAAAATATTATTGTTGTTACCAATGAACTCTATAAGGATACCACCATTGAGTTGCTTGAGATCGATGAAAAGCAGGTGTTGCTTGAACCGATGCGTAAGAATACCGCTCCGTGTATTGCATATGCCAACTTCAGGATACTGAAAGAAAATCCTAATGCCAATATCATTGTCACTCCTTCTGATCATCTGGTGACCAATGAAATGGAATTTCTCCGTATTGCCCAGAAAGGGATCGATTTTATTGCTAAGAATGATGTTCTCCTGACTATCGGGATTAAACCGAGTCGTCCTGATACGGGATATGGTTATATCCAGATATCAAATGATGCCACTGAAATAAAATTACCCAGTACCTCACTGAAAAAAGTAAAAACATTTACGGAAAAACCAGAGTTGGAAATGGCCAAGATCTTTTTTGAAAGTGGTGAATTTTTCTGGAATTCCGGAATGTTTTTCTGGTCGTTACCATCTATCATGCAGGCATTTGACATACATATGTCAGGACTCAATACGCTTTTCCAGAATAAGATCGATTTATTGGGAACAGAGAAGGAGTTGGAAGCAGTCCGCGATATTTATGCCCAGAGTAAAAGCATATCCATCGACTATGCAATTATGGAAAAAGCAGACAATGTATATGTGTTGTGTGCAGACTTCGGATGGTCGGATATTGGAACATGGGGTTCTTTATATGCCAACCAGTCAAAAGATAAAAACCGGAATGCAGTGGTCGGGAACAATGTTTTTTTGTATGATACGAAAGATTGTGAAATAAATATTCATCCGCATAAACTGGCAGTTTTACAGGGGTTGGAGGATATGATTGTTGTTCAAACCGATGATGTGTTATTGGTCTGCAAAAAGGAGGATGAGCAGCGGATCAAGGATTTCGTTAATAATGTCAAAATGGAAAAGGGAGACACATATATTTAG
- a CDS encoding phosphopantetheine-binding protein: MDNHLILSLKKQLIETLNLEDITPDDIETDAPLFGDGLGLDSIDALEIILLLEKNYGIRIENPSEGKSIFYSVKSLADYIEQHKN; the protein is encoded by the coding sequence ATGGATAATCATTTAATACTATCTTTAAAAAAACAATTGATTGAAACATTGAACCTGGAGGATATCACCCCGGATGATATAGAAACCGATGCTCCTTTGTTTGGCGATGGTCTTGGACTTGATTCGATAGATGCGTTGGAGATCATTCTTTTGTTGGAAAAAAATTACGGAATACGTATTGAAAACCCAAGCGAAGGAAAAAGTATTTTTTATTCGGTAAAATCTTTGGCTGATTATATTGAGCAACATAAGAATTAA
- a CDS encoding PorT family protein, with translation MRGVFLILLFSFFCVGTEAQQKKKVLNYQQHDGRVIHFGFCLGLNVMDFTITHSQENYETDSLLSNVTKLSPGFHIQAVSALRLTDNLELRFLPGVAFGQRELMFYRNDEAYGDKQRLESSYIELPLLLKYKSKRVNNYRGFLVGGMNPRFDLAKKYREDDGIYMDMKLNDLCYEFGGGFDFYLPYFKLSIELRGSWGMFNVLKERTTPRPEYQNAVQKLRSSVYLLSIYIE, from the coding sequence TTGAGAGGTGTTTTTTTAATATTACTTTTTTCCTTTTTTTGTGTCGGCACTGAAGCCCAGCAGAAAAAAAAGGTATTAAATTACCAGCAACATGACGGGCGGGTCATTCATTTTGGATTTTGCCTGGGGTTGAATGTAATGGATTTTACTATTACTCATTCACAGGAAAATTATGAGACAGATTCTTTACTGAGCAATGTAACCAAACTTTCTCCTGGTTTTCATATCCAGGCAGTTTCAGCACTTAGGCTTACGGATAATCTGGAATTGCGGTTTTTGCCGGGAGTAGCTTTTGGGCAGCGGGAATTGATGTTTTACCGGAATGATGAGGCCTATGGCGATAAACAACGATTAGAATCCAGTTATATAGAGCTTCCGCTCTTACTTAAATACAAATCAAAAAGAGTCAATAATTACCGGGGCTTTTTAGTGGGAGGTATGAATCCTCGTTTTGACCTGGCCAAAAAATACCGTGAGGATGATGGAATATATATGGATATGAAATTAAACGACCTTTGCTATGAATTTGGAGGAGGCTTTGATTTTTATCTGCCGTATTTTAAATTATCCATTGAATTACGTGGTTCGTGGGGCATGTTCAATGTCCTTAAAGAGAGGACCACACCTCGTCCGGAATACCAGAACGCAGTACAGAAATTACGCTCCTCGGTATACCTGCTATCTATTTATATAGAATAA
- a CDS encoding chorismate synthase — MNSFGRIFRVSIFGESHGPCTGVCIDGCPPGIALSESDFENDLGRRRSGRKGTTPRIETDLPKLLSGVFNGYTTGAPILIIIENSDTRSKDYSLFSEIPRPGHADFVAGVKYKGHTDYRGSGHFSGRITAGLVTAGVLAKKILTPVIIRSQILEIGGSKNWEGIIDKCIDEQDSVGGIIECTVDSVPVGWGEPFFDSTESIISHMIFSIPATKGIEFGSGFGAARMHGSEHNDTFVHSSGQTKTNHAGGINGGITNGNPIVFRVAVKPTSSIARPQKTINIKSGEPAILETPGRHDACIVLRIPPVIEAATAIALADLMMVSKAFQ; from the coding sequence ATGAATTCTTTCGGAAGGATATTTCGGGTAAGTATTTTTGGAGAATCTCACGGCCCATGTACCGGAGTTTGTATCGACGGGTGTCCTCCGGGAATTGCGTTGTCGGAGTCTGATTTTGAAAATGACCTCGGCAGGCGGCGCAGCGGAAGAAAAGGGACAACTCCCCGGATTGAAACCGATCTACCTAAATTATTGAGTGGCGTTTTTAACGGATATACTACCGGGGCACCTATTCTGATCATCATTGAGAATTCCGATACCCGTTCCAAAGATTATTCATTGTTCAGCGAAATTCCACGGCCCGGACATGCCGATTTTGTCGCCGGAGTAAAATACAAAGGACATACCGATTATCGCGGAAGCGGCCATTTTTCCGGACGGATCACAGCCGGACTGGTGACAGCCGGAGTCCTGGCAAAAAAAATACTAACTCCGGTGATCATAAGGTCCCAGATCCTGGAAATCGGTGGAAGTAAGAATTGGGAAGGTATTATTGATAAATGCATCGATGAACAGGATTCTGTAGGTGGTATCATTGAATGTACGGTCGATTCTGTTCCGGTCGGATGGGGAGAACCGTTTTTTGATAGTACTGAATCGATCATTTCTCATATGATATTTTCCATCCCCGCCACCAAAGGAATAGAGTTCGGATCAGGATTTGGTGCAGCCCGCATGCATGGAAGCGAACATAATGACACTTTTGTTCATTCTTCGGGACAGACAAAAACCAATCATGCCGGCGGAATCAATGGAGGAATTACCAATGGAAATCCGATTGTGTTCCGTGTTGCGGTAAAACCAACGTCTTCTATTGCCCGCCCGCAAAAAACCATCAATATAAAATCCGGAGAACCGGCTATTCTTGAAACTCCCGGACGTCATGATGCATGTATTGTACTTCGTATACCTCCTGTTATAGAAGCAGCAACGGCAATTGCTTTAGCCGACCTGATGATGGTCAGTAAAGCATTCCAATAA
- a CDS encoding YqgE/AlgH family protein, with translation MNNIIDWLNLSYNNVLPKKGKVLVSQPFLLDGCFKRSVVLLTEYSEEGTIGFVLNKPLNITIGDMMEDFPSPESALSIGGSVKTDTLHYLHTMEHIPDAIEIMNGIYWGGNIEVIKKLLSLSIMKREDIRFFLGYSGWSGGQLEDELENNSWLVGNINSKYIINPSQEMWKDSVINMGSQYKVWTTLPENPAFN, from the coding sequence ATGAACAATATTATCGACTGGCTGAATTTATCTTATAACAATGTTCTTCCGAAAAAAGGAAAAGTATTGGTATCGCAACCATTTTTACTGGATGGTTGTTTCAAAAGGTCGGTAGTATTGTTAACGGAATACTCCGAAGAGGGTACCATTGGTTTTGTACTGAATAAACCCCTGAACATCACGATAGGTGATATGATGGAAGATTTTCCGTCTCCGGAATCGGCATTATCCATCGGAGGATCCGTAAAAACAGATACATTGCATTATCTGCACACCATGGAGCATATACCTGATGCCATTGAAATAATGAATGGTATTTATTGGGGCGGTAATATTGAAGTAATAAAGAAACTTCTTTCATTGTCCATCATGAAACGTGAGGACATTCGTTTTTTCCTAGGATATTCAGGTTGGAGCGGAGGCCAGTTGGAGGACGAATTAGAAAATAATTCCTGGCTGGTAGGTAATATCAATTCAAAATACATCATCAATCCATCCCAGGAAATGTGGAAAGACTCCGTGATCAATATGGGGTCCCAATATAAAGTCTGGACTACTTTGCCGGAAAACCCGGCTTTTAATTAA
- a CDS encoding superoxide dismutase, translating to MKKHFRRNNALPVQCVLICFALSAEGKAPSFTQPALPYAYNALEPYVDAMTMEIHYSRHHAAYTKNFNDALQALTTSVPSNIEDIFKNISKYPMAVRNNGGGYYNHILFWESMAPNAGGEPTGKLADAIKRDFGSFDAFKEQFAKAASTRFGSGWAWLISNKGKLSITSTPNQDNPLMDIAEEKGTPIFCIDVWEHAYYLKYQNKRPDYIQAFWNVANWKGVEAKYAKTL from the coding sequence ATGAAAAAACATTTTCGTAGAAACAATGCTTTACCGGTACAATGTGTATTAATTTGTTTTGCTCTTTCGGCAGAAGGCAAAGCACCCAGTTTCACACAACCTGCCTTACCCTATGCCTATAATGCATTGGAACCTTATGTTGATGCGATGACAATGGAAATTCATTATTCCCGGCATCATGCGGCGTATACCAAAAATTTCAACGATGCATTGCAGGCATTAACCACTTCTGTTCCATCAAATATTGAAGATATATTCAAAAATATCTCGAAATACCCAATGGCAGTCCGCAATAACGGCGGTGGCTATTATAACCATATCTTATTCTGGGAATCCATGGCTCCGAATGCAGGTGGTGAACCGACAGGAAAACTGGCCGATGCTATCAAACGGGACTTTGGATCGTTCGATGCATTTAAAGAACAATTCGCTAAGGCGGCATCTACACGTTTCGGATCGGGTTGGGCCTGGCTTATTTCCAACAAAGGGAAATTATCCATTACCTCTACGCCCAATCAAGACAATCCTTTAATGGATATTGCCGAAGAAAAAGGAACACCCATTTTTTGTATTGATGTATGGGAACATGCTTATTACCTGAAATATCAGAATAAACGTCCCGATTACATACAGGCTTTCTGGAATGTAGCTAACTGGAAAGGAGTTGAAGCAAAATACGCAAAAACCCTGTAA
- the cdaA gene encoding diadenylate cyclase CdaA has product MVLLSSFLSLRITDVIDILFVAYLLYQLYMLTKDSVAINIFISIFGIFLFWLLVKALNMELTGAILQQVFSVGAVALVVLFQPEIRRFLTNLGTKYRNRRFRFDKLFASEPIHTDVKIKSIVLACIHMSESKTGALIVITRTTSLKMYEETGDVLDANTSSRLLENIFFKNSPLHDGAVIIVKEKIRAARCILPVSDNRNLPANLGLRHRAALGITENTDALAVIVSEETGNISIANHGIINENVSKNELMQNLERLLTTD; this is encoded by the coding sequence ATGGTACTGTTGTCATCTTTTCTTTCGCTCCGCATCACAGATGTAATAGATATATTATTTGTCGCATATCTGTTGTATCAGTTGTATATGCTAACTAAAGACTCTGTTGCCATTAATATTTTCATATCTATTTTCGGCATTTTCCTGTTCTGGTTACTGGTCAAGGCCCTGAACATGGAACTTACCGGGGCTATTTTGCAGCAAGTATTCAGTGTTGGGGCTGTTGCACTGGTTGTTTTATTCCAACCCGAAATACGCCGTTTTCTGACCAACCTCGGCACCAAATACAGAAACCGGCGATTCCGGTTTGATAAGCTTTTCGCTTCCGAACCCATACACACGGATGTCAAAATAAAATCCATTGTTCTTGCTTGTATCCATATGAGCGAATCAAAAACAGGAGCACTGATTGTCATTACACGTACAACTTCCCTTAAGATGTACGAGGAGACCGGCGATGTACTGGACGCAAATACATCAAGCCGGTTATTGGAAAATATCTTTTTCAAAAACAGTCCTTTACATGATGGCGCCGTGATTATTGTCAAAGAGAAGATAAGAGCAGCACGTTGCATACTCCCGGTATCTGATAACCGGAATTTACCTGCTAATCTAGGATTACGCCACCGTGCCGCATTGGGAATAACAGAAAATACAGACGCTTTAGCAGTAATTGTTTCAGAAGAAACCGGCAATATATCTATTGCCAATCACGGAATCATTAATGAAAATGTATCAAAAAATGAATTGATGCAAAATTTGGAACGATTATTGACAACTGATTAA